In Salinisphaera sp. LB1, one genomic interval encodes:
- a CDS encoding thiamine pyrophosphate-requiring protein: protein MSRTVGDFIVARLHEWGVTRCYGYSGDGINGVMAGLRRAASGPRLIQPRHEELAAFMASAHAKFTGTPGVCISTSGPGAIHLLNGLYDASKDHVPAVAIVGQQSRMSLGTDYQQEIDLISLYKDVAGDYVHMVSDPRQARHLVDQAMRIAIGRRAVTALIVPADIQDAPMEQPPAKHGATFSGVGYNPPVTCPAEADLEAAAKVLDAGERVAILAGAGTKDAVDEVLALADKLGAGVAKAILAKTMIPDDVDYVTGTIGLLGTEPSADMMAGCDTLLMIGTRFPYAEFLPTDDQARAVQIDIDAEALGLRYPTEVNLHGEAKATAAALTERVNRKTDREWQNKLIEKTRDWWNTMAERAKMSADPVNPQAIFAELSNRMPSDVMLTCDVGSATNWYARYLKIRRGMIGSVSGGLASMGNGVPYLAAAKFAYPDRPGIAMVGDGAMQMSGNQALTTIAKYWTEWANPTAIVLVLNNRDLNQVTWEQRVMEGDPKFETSQDLPDFAYDQYAELLGLKGLRIDSPDQIEGVWREALAAERPVVINAYTDPEVAPLPPHISFQQARSFMSSMVKGDPESAHIIRESFKQMWAKWRD from the coding sequence ATGTCTCGAACCGTCGGAGATTTCATCGTCGCGCGCCTGCACGAATGGGGCGTGACCCGTTGCTACGGTTACTCGGGCGACGGCATCAACGGGGTCATGGCCGGTCTGCGCCGCGCCGCAAGCGGACCGCGTCTGATCCAGCCCCGGCACGAGGAGCTGGCCGCATTCATGGCCAGCGCCCACGCCAAGTTCACCGGTACGCCGGGCGTGTGTATCTCGACCTCGGGCCCGGGCGCGATCCATCTGCTCAATGGGCTGTACGACGCCAGCAAGGATCACGTGCCGGCGGTGGCGATCGTCGGCCAACAGTCGCGCATGAGCCTCGGCACCGATTACCAGCAGGAGATCGACTTGATCTCGCTGTACAAGGACGTCGCCGGCGACTACGTGCACATGGTGTCCGATCCGCGCCAGGCACGGCATCTGGTCGATCAGGCCATGCGCATCGCGATCGGCCGGCGCGCGGTCACCGCGCTGATCGTGCCGGCCGATATCCAGGACGCGCCGATGGAACAGCCACCGGCCAAGCACGGGGCGACGTTTTCCGGCGTCGGTTACAACCCGCCGGTGACGTGCCCCGCCGAAGCCGATCTGGAGGCCGCTGCCAAGGTTCTCGACGCGGGCGAACGCGTGGCCATCCTGGCCGGCGCCGGCACCAAGGACGCAGTCGACGAGGTACTGGCCCTGGCGGACAAGCTCGGCGCGGGCGTCGCCAAGGCCATTCTGGCCAAGACCATGATCCCGGACGACGTCGACTACGTCACCGGCACGATCGGCCTGCTCGGTACCGAGCCGAGCGCCGACATGATGGCCGGCTGCGATACGCTGCTGATGATCGGCACGCGTTTCCCCTACGCCGAATTCCTGCCGACCGACGATCAGGCGCGCGCGGTGCAGATCGATATCGACGCCGAAGCGCTCGGCCTGCGCTACCCGACCGAAGTCAACCTGCACGGCGAGGCCAAGGCCACGGCCGCTGCGCTGACCGAGCGCGTCAATCGCAAGACCGATCGCGAATGGCAGAACAAGCTCATCGAGAAGACCCGCGACTGGTGGAACACCATGGCCGAACGGGCGAAGATGAGCGCCGATCCGGTCAATCCGCAGGCGATCTTCGCCGAGTTGTCGAATCGGATGCCCAGCGACGTCATGCTGACCTGCGACGTCGGCTCGGCGACCAACTGGTATGCCCGTTATCTCAAGATCCGGCGCGGCATGATCGGATCGGTGTCCGGCGGGCTGGCGTCGATGGGCAACGGCGTACCCTATCTCGCGGCGGCCAAGTTCGCCTATCCGGACCGTCCGGGCATCGCCATGGTCGGCGACGGCGCGATGCAGATGAGCGGCAACCAGGCGCTGACCACGATCGCCAAGTACTGGACCGAATGGGCTAATCCGACGGCCATCGTGCTGGTGCTCAACAACCGCGATCTCAACCAGGTGACTTGGGAACAGCGCGTCATGGAAGGCGATCCCAAGTTCGAGACCTCGCAGGACCTGCCGGACTTCGCCTACGACCAGTACGCCGAGCTGCTGGGCCTGAAAGGCCTGCGTATCGACTCGCCCGACCAGATCGAAGGCGTCTGGCGCGAAGCGCTGGCCGCCGAGCGGCCGGTGGTGATCAACGCCTACACCGACCCGGAGGTCGCCCCGCTACCGCCGCATATCAGTTTCCAGCAGGCCAGGAGCTTTATGTCGTCGATGGTCAAGGGAGACCCGGAGTCGGCGCACATCATTCGCGAATCATTCAAGCAGATGTGGGCCAAGTGGCGTGACTGA
- the mdoH gene encoding glucans biosynthesis glucosyltransferase MdoH — MSAPVDVRRRRYLVVALNLVTLAVAFAAMLSLLAADGLTLSEGLIGFGFLLSMPYTVLGFWNAVIGLALRQLRPEQVRAMPGVAALTDADAELPALDCSTVLVMTLRNEAPAPVFERLACMRDSLAATGGIDRFTFAVISDSDEPDIIAAERAAFAAFRAHAAPGEPAPIYRRRAHNRGYKAGNIADFLDQRGAAFDYFIPLDADSLMSGEVIVRLVGVMQARPEIGILQSLVVGMPSHSGFTRVFQFGMRHAMRAFTTGAAWWTADCGAYWGHNAVIRVAPFRAHCRLPRLSGRPPWGGAVLSHDQLEATFMRRAGYEVRVVPVESDSYEINPPTLLDFIRRELRWCQGNMQYLRLLGTPGLRPVSRFQLLQAIGMYIAPAAWIGMIAASCIGGVLGDLSLGDVRLGFGLFVGVFVLAITPKIAGVLDVLLSAHGTGRYGGSAVFAASVLVELLSSALIAPVVALSITLFLIGLMFGRSVAWGGQNRDRLDIAWRDAWPPLAPHTLAGIGMAAALWSAAGFGATLWAAPIILGPALAVPLTVWSGRQAVGTVMQRRRLCLVPEERKRPPVLATRRADTG; from the coding sequence ATGTCCGCACCGGTCGACGTCCGTCGCCGCCGCTATCTCGTTGTCGCTCTGAACCTGGTCACGCTGGCCGTGGCCTTCGCGGCCATGCTGTCCTTGTTGGCCGCCGACGGCCTGACGCTGTCCGAAGGCCTGATCGGTTTCGGTTTCCTGCTTAGCATGCCGTACACGGTGCTCGGCTTCTGGAATGCCGTGATTGGGCTGGCCCTGCGCCAACTCCGCCCCGAGCAGGTGCGCGCCATGCCTGGCGTGGCCGCATTGACCGACGCCGATGCCGAGTTGCCGGCGCTGGATTGCAGTACGGTTCTGGTGATGACGTTGCGCAACGAGGCCCCCGCGCCGGTATTCGAGCGCCTGGCTTGCATGCGCGACTCGCTGGCCGCAACCGGCGGCATCGATCGATTCACATTCGCTGTGATCAGCGATTCCGACGAGCCGGATATCATCGCCGCCGAGCGCGCCGCCTTCGCCGCCTTCCGCGCCCATGCCGCGCCCGGCGAACCCGCGCCGATCTATCGCCGGCGGGCGCACAATCGCGGCTACAAGGCGGGCAATATCGCGGATTTTCTGGATCAACGCGGGGCGGCGTTCGATTATTTCATCCCGCTCGATGCCGACAGCCTGATGTCGGGTGAGGTCATCGTGCGCCTGGTGGGTGTCATGCAGGCGCGGCCGGAGATCGGCATTCTGCAGAGCCTCGTGGTGGGCATGCCCAGCCACAGTGGTTTCACGCGTGTATTCCAGTTCGGCATGCGCCATGCGATGCGCGCTTTCACCACGGGCGCGGCCTGGTGGACCGCCGACTGTGGAGCTTATTGGGGGCACAACGCAGTGATCCGCGTGGCGCCGTTTCGGGCGCATTGCCGGCTGCCCCGGCTGTCGGGGCGCCCGCCGTGGGGCGGCGCAGTGCTCAGCCACGATCAGCTCGAGGCGACCTTCATGCGCCGGGCCGGCTACGAGGTGCGCGTGGTACCGGTCGAGAGCGACAGCTACGAGATCAATCCGCCTACGCTGCTGGATTTCATTCGCCGCGAACTGCGCTGGTGCCAGGGCAACATGCAGTACCTGCGGCTACTCGGCACCCCTGGGCTGCGGCCGGTGAGCCGCTTCCAGCTGCTGCAGGCCATCGGGATGTATATCGCGCCGGCGGCCTGGATCGGAATGATCGCGGCAAGCTGTATCGGCGGCGTGCTCGGCGATCTCAGCCTGGGCGACGTGCGGCTCGGGTTCGGCCTGTTCGTGGGCGTGTTCGTGCTGGCGATCACGCCCAAGATCGCCGGGGTACTCGATGTGCTGTTGTCCGCCCACGGCACGGGCCGCTACGGCGGCAGCGCCGTGTTTGCGGCGTCCGTACTGGTTGAACTGCTGTCATCGGCCCTGATTGCGCCGGTGGTGGCGCTGTCAATCACGCTGTTTCTGATCGGGCTGATGTTCGGTCGCAGCGTGGCCTGGGGCGGACAGAATCGGGATCGCCTGGATATCGCCTGGCGTGACGCCTGGCCGCCGTTGGCGCCGCATACGCTGGCCGGGATCGGGATGGCTGCGGCGCTCTGGAGCGCGGCCGGATTCGGCGCCACGTTATGGGCCGCGCCGATCATCCTCGGTCCGGCCCTCGCGGTGCCGTTAACCGTCTGGAGCGGACGCCAGGCGGTCGGGACGGTCATGCAGCGCCGCCGGCTGTGTCTCGTGCCCGAGGAAAGAAAACGGCCGCCAGTGCTGGCTACGCGGCGCGCCGACACTGGGTGA
- a CDS encoding class I SAM-dependent methyltransferase, with product MSELTLLWRLWLAKPRQIATLAPSGAAVAAAFVDAVAAAPDEGTIVELGAGTGPVTSAMLAAGVDRQRLCIVEANAELAAHLRRRFGRDLVARADARALDPLFETRRIDRIAAVISTLPILHFGRTGQRAVLDDCFARAAPGATFTQITYLPGSPVRQRHLRAWNYCAERYRRVAQNWPPATLWQYRARETRPSGDRYRDVCLGRLDSE from the coding sequence ATGTCGGAACTGACGCTTCTATGGCGGTTGTGGCTGGCGAAACCGCGCCAGATCGCCACCCTGGCGCCGAGCGGTGCCGCCGTGGCGGCCGCTTTCGTCGACGCCGTCGCGGCGGCCCCCGATGAAGGCACGATTGTCGAACTGGGGGCCGGGACCGGCCCGGTGACGTCGGCGATGTTGGCGGCGGGCGTGGATCGACAGCGGTTGTGCATCGTCGAGGCGAACGCCGAGCTCGCCGCGCATCTGCGCCGGCGTTTCGGTCGGGATCTTGTCGCCCGGGCGGATGCGCGGGCGCTGGACCCGTTGTTCGAGACACGCCGTATCGACCGCATCGCGGCGGTCATCTCGACGCTGCCCATCCTGCACTTCGGGCGCACCGGCCAGCGCGCCGTGCTGGACGACTGTTTCGCCCGCGCCGCGCCCGGGGCCACTTTCACCCAGATCACCTATCTACCTGGCTCCCCGGTGCGCCAGCGTCATCTGCGCGCCTGGAATTATTGCGCCGAACGCTATCGCCGTGTCGCCCAGAACTGGCCGCCGGCCACGCTCTGGCAGTATCGCGCCCGGGAAACAAGGCCCTCGGGGGATCGTTATCGAGATGTCTGCCTCGGGCGATTAGACTCGGAATGA
- a CDS encoding GNAT family N-acetyltransferase, translating into MSIATRIERAPRGFYYSFAQTEEDIRDSLALRHRVFVEEMGARIEPGPAGLETDAMDEYCLHLIVREATTDRAVASTRILTHEAAIAAGRFYSATEFNIDRLLARPGRFLEIGRTCVDSAHRGGAAIAMLWNGLADLIRADDYDHLIGCASIDLRDGLDRAHAICRDLLGRQPVPAQHRVAPRRPLPAASNRLVRAVRMPPLIKAYLRLGARVGGPPCHDPDFGVADLFMHLDVARLSPRYARHFLGTTAADSDIRLTA; encoded by the coding sequence ATGTCCATCGCGACCCGTATCGAACGCGCTCCGCGCGGCTTCTATTACAGTTTCGCCCAGACCGAAGAGGACATCCGCGACAGTCTGGCCCTGCGCCACCGCGTATTCGTGGAGGAAATGGGCGCCCGCATCGAACCGGGCCCCGCCGGGCTGGAAACCGACGCCATGGATGAATATTGCCTGCACCTGATCGTGCGCGAGGCCACCACCGACCGCGCCGTGGCCAGCACGCGCATCCTCACCCACGAAGCCGCCATCGCCGCCGGGCGCTTCTATTCCGCCACCGAGTTCAATATCGACCGTCTCCTGGCGCGCCCGGGGCGGTTTCTCGAGATCGGGCGGACCTGTGTGGATTCCGCGCACCGCGGCGGCGCGGCCATCGCCATGCTGTGGAACGGGCTGGCGGACCTGATCCGGGCCGACGACTACGATCATCTCATCGGCTGTGCCAGCATCGACCTGCGCGACGGCCTGGACCGGGCGCATGCCATCTGCCGCGACCTCCTGGGGCGCCAGCCGGTGCCTGCGCAGCACCGCGTGGCGCCGCGGCGCCCCCTGCCGGCCGCCTCGAACCGGCTGGTCCGTGCCGTGCGGATGCCGCCGCTGATCAAGGCCTATCTCCGACTGGGCGCACGTGTCGGAGGCCCGCCGTGCCATGACCCCGACTTCGGCGTGGCCGACCTGTTCATGCATCTGGATGTCGCCCGGCTGTCGCCGCGCTATGCCCGGCATTTTCTCGGCACGACCGCCGCCGACAGCGATATCAGGCTCACGGCATAA
- a CDS encoding undecaprenyl-diphosphate phosphatase — MADLFNVTLLGIIEGITEFLPISSTGHLLIAERWLGQRSDLFNIVIQAGAILAVCLIYRQRIVALFTNWRDPAQRDYLAKLIVAFLITAVLGLIAVKAGFQLPKHLYGVAWALIIGGFWMIAAEQIAARRAESSKITWTVAILVGIAQMVAGLFPGTSRSGATIFIALLAGTNNRSAATEFAFLVGIPTMFAASGYELFHSIHHGQVGNVNWTAVAIGFVVSTIVAFVAVKWLLTYIQSHRFTVFAIYRIIFGVLLLALLPGAG; from the coding sequence TTGGCCGACCTGTTCAATGTCACGCTGCTCGGCATCATCGAGGGCATCACCGAGTTCCTGCCCATTTCCAGCACCGGCCATCTGCTGATTGCCGAACGCTGGCTCGGACAACGCTCGGATCTGTTCAACATCGTGATCCAGGCCGGCGCGATTCTCGCCGTCTGCCTGATCTACCGGCAGCGCATCGTCGCCTTGTTCACCAACTGGCGCGACCCGGCGCAGCGCGATTATCTCGCCAAGCTGATCGTGGCCTTTCTGATCACCGCGGTGCTGGGCCTGATCGCGGTCAAGGCCGGATTCCAGCTGCCCAAACACCTGTATGGCGTGGCCTGGGCGCTGATCATCGGCGGCTTCTGGATGATTGCGGCCGAGCAGATCGCCGCCCGGCGGGCCGAGTCGTCGAAGATCACCTGGACCGTGGCCATTCTGGTCGGCATCGCGCAGATGGTCGCCGGCCTGTTCCCGGGCACCTCGCGCTCGGGCGCGACCATCTTCATTGCCCTGCTGGCCGGCACCAACAACCGTAGTGCGGCCACCGAGTTCGCGTTTCTGGTCGGCATCCCGACCATGTTCGCGGCCAGCGGCTATGAGTTGTTCCACAGCATCCACCACGGCCAGGTCGGCAACGTGAACTGGACCGCGGTCGCCATCGGGTTCGTGGTCTCCACCATTGTGGCGTTCGTGGCGGTGAAATGGCTGCTGACCTATATCCAGAGCCATCGATTTACCGTGTTCGCCATTTACCGCATCATTTTCGGGGTGCTGCTGCTGGCACTATTGCCCGGCGCCGGCTGA
- a CDS encoding nitronate monooxygenase family protein codes for MKHALAALLNIRHPLIQAPMAGGPTTPALVAAISNAGALGSIGAGYLAPDALERTITAVRAASDQPFGVNLFVPGPCTRDAARVASANAHMAEFRQELGIEAPSAIDDIAPDFEAQFEAVLDAAPTLVSTTFGALTGAQVDRLQTAGCRVAGTATTVAEARHLEATGVDAVVAQGFEAGGHRGSFLDDFERSAVGTLALVPQIVDAVRLPVIASGGIMDGRGIAAAHCLGAAGVQMGTAFLATDESGAKPEHKSALPGAADTATTLTAAFSGKPARGLRNRFIEAFVHHVDPLPDYPEQNAWTKDIRAAAAAQHRPEFMSLWAGQAAGMTRPMPASELVATLIKEAHALIPGCI; via the coding sequence ATGAAACACGCCCTGGCGGCACTGCTCAATATTCGCCATCCGCTGATCCAGGCGCCGATGGCCGGTGGGCCGACCACACCGGCGCTGGTCGCCGCGATATCCAACGCCGGCGCCCTTGGCTCGATCGGCGCCGGCTATCTTGCGCCGGATGCGCTGGAACGCACGATCACCGCGGTGCGCGCCGCCAGTGACCAGCCGTTCGGCGTAAACCTGTTCGTGCCGGGTCCGTGCACGCGCGATGCGGCACGGGTAGCGTCGGCCAATGCCCACATGGCCGAATTCCGGCAGGAACTCGGCATCGAGGCCCCGTCGGCCATCGACGACATCGCCCCCGATTTCGAAGCACAGTTCGAAGCCGTGCTCGACGCGGCGCCGACGCTGGTCAGCACCACCTTCGGCGCATTGACGGGCGCCCAGGTCGACCGGCTGCAGACCGCCGGCTGCCGGGTGGCCGGCACCGCCACCACAGTCGCCGAAGCCCGTCATCTCGAAGCCACCGGCGTGGACGCGGTCGTCGCCCAGGGGTTCGAGGCCGGCGGCCATCGCGGCAGCTTTCTCGATGATTTCGAGCGCTCGGCGGTGGGCACGCTGGCACTCGTGCCGCAGATCGTGGATGCCGTGCGCCTTCCGGTGATCGCCTCAGGCGGCATCATGGACGGGCGTGGCATCGCCGCCGCGCATTGCCTGGGTGCAGCCGGGGTCCAGATGGGCACCGCCTTTCTCGCCACGGACGAATCGGGCGCCAAACCCGAGCACAAGTCCGCCCTGCCCGGCGCCGCCGATACCGCGACCACACTCACGGCGGCGTTTTCCGGCAAGCCGGCTCGCGGACTGCGCAATCGCTTCATCGAAGCCTTCGTGCACCACGTCGATCCATTGCCGGATTACCCCGAACAGAATGCCTGGACCAAGGACATCCGGGCGGCCGCGGCGGCCCAGCACCGCCCGGAATTCATGTCGTTATGGGCCGGCCAGGCCGCCGGCATGACCCGGCCCATGCCGGCCAGCGAGCTGGTCGCCACCCTGATCAAGGAAGCCCACGCCCTGATTCCGGGTTGTATCTAG
- a CDS encoding IS481 family transposase: MNTHKNARLTVHGRDLLVRRILQHGQRPVEAAQAMGVSVRTAYKWLARYREHGQSGLYERSSRPARCPHRLSEATRQRIVALRRERRIYRAISRELGVPVTTIARVLQRAGLNRLSALDPAPPVKRYTREAPGDLLHLDIKKLGRFERPGHRVTGNRQAGRSRGAGWDHVHVAIDDHSRVSHATIWPDETGPSAVRALIAALHYYRHLGVRFDRVLTDNGGCYKSAVFAKACRRLGLKHKRTRPYRPRTNGKAERLIQTALHEWAYARAYDNADQRAAHLPHWLHDYNWHRPHASLDYHTPISTLGLNNLVALHT; this comes from the coding sequence ATGAACACCCACAAGAATGCGCGTTTGACCGTTCATGGTCGAGACCTGTTGGTCCGTCGAATCCTTCAACATGGTCAGCGCCCGGTCGAAGCGGCGCAGGCCATGGGCGTGAGCGTGCGGACCGCTTACAAGTGGCTGGCCCGATATCGCGAGCACGGTCAGTCCGGCTTGTATGAACGCAGTTCGCGACCGGCTCGTTGCCCCCATCGGCTATCCGAGGCAACCCGGCAGCGGATCGTGGCCTTGCGGCGTGAGCGGCGTATCTATCGCGCGATCAGTCGCGAACTGGGCGTGCCCGTGACCACGATCGCACGCGTGCTTCAGCGAGCCGGCCTGAACCGACTGTCCGCGCTGGATCCCGCGCCGCCGGTCAAGCGCTATACCCGCGAGGCACCCGGCGATCTGCTGCATCTCGATATCAAGAAGCTCGGCCGCTTCGAGCGCCCCGGTCACCGCGTGACCGGCAATCGACAAGCCGGACGTTCACGCGGCGCAGGCTGGGACCATGTCCACGTGGCCATCGACGATCACAGCCGCGTCAGTCACGCGACAATCTGGCCGGATGAAACGGGACCGAGTGCCGTTCGCGCCCTGATAGCCGCTTTGCACTATTACCGGCACCTGGGCGTACGATTCGACCGCGTGCTGACCGATAACGGCGGCTGTTACAAGTCGGCTGTCTTCGCCAAGGCCTGTCGGCGACTCGGGCTCAAACACAAGAGGACACGGCCCTACCGGCCGCGCACCAACGGCAAAGCCGAGCGGCTGATCCAGACCGCGCTGCACGAATGGGCCTATGCTCGCGCCTATGACAACGCCGATCAGCGTGCCGCCCATCTGCCCCACTGGCTGCATGACTATAACTGGCATCGCCCCCATGCCAGTCTCGACTACCACACACCCATCAGCACCCTCGGCCTGAACAACCTGGTGGCTTTACACACCTAG
- the tcuA gene encoding FAD-dependent tricarballylate dehydrogenase TcuA codes for MSSDHAAYDVLIAGGGNAALCAAITAARAGASVLVVERAPTPYRGGNTRHTRNMRVAHEAGNETLTGPYPVDEFWEDLLRVTAGHTDRELARLTLEKSAELWDFLYAQGVRYQPSLGGTLSLGRTNAFFLGGGKTLLNALYRTAGKLGVVVRYETTVVDLAIAGGRFESATIEHDGQRETIRANAFVAASGGFEANLEWLTEAWGPAAANFLIRGTPYNRGELLRLLLDNGVAQVGDATQGHAVAIDGRAPKFDGGIVTRLDCVPFGVVLNAEAQRFYDEGEDFWPKRYAIWGRLVAGQPEQVGHVFIDAKSIKLFMPSVFTPEKADTIEELAEKIGLDSAATRASIDEFNAACRVGHFDHTAYDACHTEGIEPPKSHWARPIDTPPYYAYTLRCGITFTYLGVKVDRGARMQMADGRPADNLYAAGEIMAGNVLGQGYLAGIGMTIGSVFGRLAGEGAASHV; via the coding sequence ATGAGCAGCGATCATGCGGCCTATGATGTTCTGATCGCCGGCGGCGGCAACGCCGCGCTGTGCGCCGCGATCACGGCCGCCCGCGCCGGCGCCTCGGTGCTCGTGGTCGAGCGCGCACCGACGCCCTATCGCGGCGGCAATACCCGGCATACCCGCAACATGCGCGTGGCCCACGAGGCCGGCAACGAGACGCTCACCGGACCCTATCCCGTGGATGAATTCTGGGAAGATCTGCTGCGGGTCACGGCCGGCCACACCGATCGTGAGCTCGCCCGCCTGACGCTCGAGAAATCCGCCGAGCTCTGGGATTTTCTCTACGCACAAGGCGTGCGCTATCAGCCCTCGCTGGGCGGCACGCTGTCGCTCGGCCGCACCAACGCCTTCTTTCTGGGCGGCGGCAAAACCTTATTGAACGCCCTCTACCGCACGGCCGGCAAGCTGGGCGTGGTCGTGCGCTATGAAACAACCGTCGTGGATCTGGCGATCGCGGGCGGCCGTTTCGAATCGGCCACGATCGAACATGACGGGCAGCGCGAGACCATCCGGGCGAATGCTTTCGTTGCCGCCTCGGGTGGCTTCGAAGCCAACCTCGAATGGCTGACCGAAGCCTGGGGCCCGGCCGCCGCCAATTTCCTGATCCGCGGCACGCCCTACAACCGCGGCGAACTGCTGCGGCTGTTACTCGACAACGGCGTGGCGCAGGTCGGCGACGCGACCCAGGGCCACGCGGTGGCCATCGACGGGCGGGCGCCGAAGTTCGACGGCGGTATCGTCACCCGCCTGGACTGCGTGCCCTTCGGCGTCGTGCTCAATGCCGAGGCACAGCGTTTCTACGACGAAGGCGAGGATTTCTGGCCCAAGCGCTATGCGATCTGGGGCCGGCTGGTAGCGGGCCAGCCCGAACAAGTCGGGCATGTGTTCATCGATGCCAAGTCGATCAAGTTATTCATGCCCTCGGTGTTTACGCCGGAAAAAGCCGACACGATCGAGGAACTGGCCGAAAAGATCGGCCTCGATTCCGCGGCGACCCGGGCTTCGATCGACGAATTCAACGCCGCCTGCCGGGTCGGGCATTTCGACCACACGGCCTACGACGCATGTCACACGGAAGGCATCGAACCGCCGAAATCGCACTGGGCGCGGCCGATCGATACCCCGCCCTACTATGCCTACACCCTGCGTTGCGGCATCACCTTCACCTATCTCGGTGTGAAGGTCGATCGCGGCGCGCGCATGCAGATGGCCGACGGCCGGCCGGCCGACAACCTCTATGCCGCCGGCGAAATCATGGCCGGCAATGTGCTCGGGCAGGGTTATCTGGCCGGCATCGGCATGACCATCGGCAGCGTATTCGGCCGCCTGGCCGGCGAAGGAGCCGCGAGCCATGTCTGA
- the tcuB gene encoding tricarballylate utilization 4Fe-4S protein TcuB yields the protein MSDVRVSDFNLADLTRMDQDEVARQMSICNACRYCEGLCAVFPAMELRRAFDGTDVDYLSNLCHNCGACYDACQYAPPHEFGINVPQAMADLRENSYPRYVWPAAFSGLFTRNAFWIGLAAVTFVAAFIAGVIGWHAAGALFANYSGSGAFYHLIPHGVLVAIFGTLLGYAILAMTLSVRRFWRATHGGEPLEAGSIRQAIHDTATLRYLHGGGPGCTGVSGRPSDHRRWCHHATAYGFVLCLASTSLATVCHYLGYEAPYPIWHPVVILGVLGGIGLIAGPIGLLTGRPASARGKSRTADIGLVFIVMLLATSVSGLAVLILRATPLMGLALTVHLGIVAALFVSLPYGKFVHGLHRVAALVRHAHEQRAAARS from the coding sequence ATGTCTGATGTGAGGGTTTCCGATTTCAATCTGGCCGATCTGACCCGCATGGACCAGGACGAGGTCGCGCGTCAGATGTCGATCTGCAACGCCTGTCGTTATTGCGAAGGGCTGTGCGCGGTGTTTCCGGCGATGGAACTGCGGCGCGCCTTCGACGGAACCGATGTCGATTATCTGTCGAATCTCTGCCACAACTGCGGCGCCTGTTATGACGCCTGCCAGTACGCGCCGCCGCACGAATTCGGCATCAACGTGCCGCAGGCCATGGCCGATCTACGCGAGAATTCCTACCCGCGTTATGTCTGGCCGGCGGCGTTCTCCGGTCTGTTCACACGCAATGCGTTCTGGATCGGGCTCGCCGCTGTGACGTTCGTGGCGGCATTCATCGCCGGCGTGATCGGCTGGCATGCCGCGGGCGCGCTGTTCGCCAACTACAGCGGCAGCGGCGCCTTCTACCACCTGATCCCGCACGGCGTGCTGGTGGCCATCTTCGGCACGTTGCTCGGCTATGCGATCCTCGCCATGACGCTGAGCGTGCGCCGCTTCTGGCGCGCCACCCACGGCGGCGAACCGCTGGAAGCGGGCTCGATCCGACAGGCGATCCACGATACGGCCACGCTGCGCTATCTGCACGGCGGCGGTCCCGGCTGTACCGGCGTGTCGGGCCGGCCGAGCGATCATCGGCGCTGGTGCCACCACGCCACGGCTTACGGCTTCGTGCTGTGTCTGGCCTCGACCAGCCTGGCCACGGTCTGTCACTACCTGGGCTATGAGGCGCCCTACCCGATCTGGCACCCGGTGGTCATCCTTGGCGTGCTCGGCGGTATCGGCCTGATCGCCGGCCCGATCGGGCTGTTGACCGGCCGGCCGGCATCGGCCCGGGGCAAATCGCGCACGGCCGACATCGGGCTCGTATTCATCGTGATGCTGCTGGCGACCAGCGTCTCCGGACTGGCCGTGCTGATTCTGCGTGCCACGCCCTTGATGGGTCTGGCGTTGACCGTTCATCTGGGCATTGTCGCCGCACTGTTCGTCAGCCTGCCCTATGGCAAGTTCGTGCACGGTCTGCACCGCGTAGCCGCGCTGGTGCGCCATGCCCACGAACAGCGGG